From Sporichthya brevicatena, one genomic window encodes:
- a CDS encoding CCA tRNA nucleotidyltransferase, whose product MSGRSTPSSSTAAPTPNPAALSAAQRRAVGELLKAAPVAVELADRFVAAGEQIALVGGSVRDALLGRLGADLDFTTSARPERTAEILRGWAEAIWDVGAAFGTIGARRGDFQLEITTWRTDAYDRSSRKPEIEYGTSLAEDLVRRDFTVNAMAVELPEIRFVDPHNGLVDLAAGVLRTPRSPEESFSDDPLRMMRAARFTAQLGIGIAPEVSAAMTAMADRIEIVSAERVRDELVKLVCARFPRRGLETLVETGLAERVLPEVPKMRLEIDEHHRHKDVYEHTLTVLEQAIDLEDDGPDFTLRFAALMHDVGKPKTRRNEPGGRVSFHHHEVVGKKLTAARMKALRFDKATTEDVARLVELHLRFHGYGTGEWTDSAVRRYVRDAGHLLPRLHKLTRADCTTRNKRKAAALARSYDSLEERIAVLAEQEELASIRPALDGNAIMAELGIRPGPVVGEAYKYLLELRMDRGPMTEEEARAELHAWWAARSESADEPGSEPGKGTGTPQ is encoded by the coding sequence GTGTCCGGACGCTCCACTCCCAGCTCGTCGACCGCGGCGCCGACCCCGAACCCGGCGGCCCTGTCGGCGGCCCAGCGACGCGCGGTGGGCGAACTGCTCAAGGCCGCCCCCGTCGCCGTCGAGCTCGCGGACCGGTTCGTGGCCGCCGGCGAGCAGATCGCGCTGGTCGGCGGCTCGGTGCGCGACGCCCTGCTCGGCCGCCTCGGCGCCGACCTCGACTTCACGACGTCCGCCCGTCCCGAGCGGACGGCGGAGATCCTGCGCGGCTGGGCCGAGGCGATCTGGGACGTCGGCGCCGCGTTCGGCACGATCGGCGCCCGGCGCGGGGACTTCCAGCTCGAGATCACGACCTGGCGGACCGACGCCTACGACCGGTCCTCCCGCAAGCCCGAGATCGAGTACGGCACCAGCCTCGCCGAGGACCTCGTCCGGCGGGACTTCACCGTCAACGCCATGGCGGTCGAGCTGCCGGAGATCCGGTTCGTCGACCCGCACAACGGCCTGGTCGACCTCGCGGCCGGCGTCCTGCGCACCCCCCGCAGCCCGGAGGAGTCCTTCTCCGACGACCCGCTCCGCATGATGCGGGCCGCCCGGTTCACCGCCCAGCTCGGCATCGGCATCGCGCCGGAGGTCTCCGCGGCCATGACCGCGATGGCGGACCGCATCGAGATCGTCTCGGCCGAGCGGGTGCGCGACGAGCTGGTCAAGCTGGTCTGCGCGCGGTTCCCCCGGCGTGGGCTGGAGACGCTCGTCGAGACCGGTCTCGCGGAGCGCGTGCTGCCCGAGGTGCCGAAGATGCGCCTGGAGATCGACGAGCACCACCGGCACAAGGACGTCTACGAGCACACGCTGACCGTGCTCGAGCAGGCCATCGACCTCGAGGACGACGGGCCGGACTTCACGCTCCGCTTCGCCGCGCTCATGCACGACGTCGGCAAGCCGAAGACCCGGCGCAACGAGCCGGGCGGTCGCGTCAGCTTCCACCACCACGAGGTGGTCGGGAAGAAACTGACCGCGGCTCGGATGAAGGCGCTGCGCTTCGACAAGGCCACGACCGAGGACGTCGCCCGGCTCGTCGAGCTGCACCTGCGCTTCCACGGCTACGGCACCGGGGAGTGGACCGACTCGGCGGTGCGCCGGTACGTCCGCGACGCCGGGCACCTGCTGCCGCGGCTCCACAAGCTGACCCGGGCGGACTGCACGACCCGCAACAAGCGCAAGGCCGCGGCCCTCGCCCGGTCCTACGACTCCCTCGAGGAGCGCATCGCGGTGCTCGCCGAGCAGGAGGAGCTGGCCTCGATCCGGCCCGCCCTCGACGGCAACGCGATCATGGCCGAGCTCGGGATCCGGCCCGGCCCGGTCGTCGGCGAGGCCTACAAGTACCTCCTCGAACTCCGCATGGACCGCGGCCCGATGACGGAGGAGGAGGCGCGCGCCGAGCTCCACGCGTGGTGGGCGGCCCGGTCCGAGTCCGCCGACGAGCCCGGAAGCGAACCCGGGAAAGGAACCGGAACGCCGCAGTAA